In Rhea pennata isolate bPtePen1 chromosome 13, bPtePen1.pri, whole genome shotgun sequence, the DNA window GTCATTACTGTGTATTAGGAAAGTTATTAAAATTCTTAAACTTGTTGAGGCTTTCCACAACACCTTCCCCAGATTTTAATTGGTTTTATCTAGTTCCATAAGAGAgctctttaaaacaaatcaaagtgCCTTAAATCACGTCTCTTACCTATCGAAGGACAGAGATACTCCTCTGTAATCTGGCGAGTTTTCCTAAGAACTGAAATCTGAAGGTTTTACGCAGTAAATTAAAAGACGTGGCAGAAGATAATTTATGTGCTTTTGATGGGCTCAgtttcaaaatgacaaaataacaATGTTTTGTAACAGAAGGGTTAAATCTTAATCTCAGAGGTTTACAAAGCTGCTAGTCGCAGTCTCCTTAAAATTTAATATACCTCGTTAATGCTTACTTGCAAACACTGAAGGATTTTTATGATTATAATCATGTGTTACAGCACCTAGTACTGTTTCTAAGCAGCATACTAATCAGCTTAATGAGATATTACTGCACTTTTTGTTGACTAAAGCAAAATCCCTTTTATTGTTCTAAAGCTTGTcctttactttattttttcccaaaacatTATCTTGTTTTATTGTACACCAGTAAATATCATACCATCATTTTTTTGTCAAATCATAAAACTATCTTTCTCATTGTAGAATGTGTAATATATTGAATATGGTTAATGGAACTGAAAGTTATAAATGGATTTCTATTCCTGTTTTTTGCTGGCTTTTCTAATGGAAATGGGAGAGATgcataacatttctttttctataaatttagaaatataaacAGGTGCAATTTCACAAGACAGACAAGGGAGATGGTAAAAGCTTGTGCCTCCTCTGTAATAATTAGATTTTGAAATTgtgacatatttttaaatagtaattaATGGTTATTGGTAAACCTACAGAATGATGAAAGCACATATATGATCACAATTGTATAGCACAGTTGGCATTTAATAcactttttattgttttacaCTAATTTCTTTGCATTATTATGAGTAGGTAAAACATAAAATGCAGATTGTTTGTCCCTGACTCAATGCTTGTAACTCTTTCACAGTCTGAATGTAAAAtatcttctgattttcagagatgGAGGAAGCTAGTTTGTGCCTTGGTGTTTCTTCAGCTGTGCCGGAAGCTGACGCCCATCTCAATAGCACCATACTCAATGGACAGTATTCAATGAGCCAGAAGCTGCATCAGATCACTTCCCAGCTCAGCCATGCCTTTCCGGAGCTCCAAAACAGGCAGAATCCAGAGGAGAAGGCATCAGTGCCACTAGAAGACAAAAGCCACATGTCCATAGCAAACCAGCCCATCAGCAGTCAGATGGCATTGTTAGCAAACCAGCTCAACAGAGAGGTTGACACCAGTTTGAATGGACGTGTGGATCTGCAGCAGTTCTTAAATGGACAAAACCTTGGGATTATGTCTCAGATGAGTGATATAGAGGATGAtgccaggaaaaacagaaagtacCCGTGTCCCCTCTGTGGTAAACGCTTTCGATTTAACAGCATCCTGTCGCTACACATGCGTACTCATACTGGAGAGAAACCATTTAAGTGTCCATACTGTGACCACAGAGCAGCTCAGAAAGGCAACCTGAAGATTCATCTGCGCACTCATAAGCTTGGAAACCTTGGCAAAGGTCGTGGAAGAGTCCgagaagaaaacagacttttacATGAGCTGGAAGAGAGAGCAATTCTTCGAGACAAGCAGATGAAAAGCAGCCTCTTGCAGCCACGACCTGATGTGAAAGCACAGCAGCATACCCAACCAATGCCTCTTGCAAACTGTAACTTGTCTGTGCCAGCTAATCACAGCACACCGGATATTTCAAACCCTGTTCCCTCTCCAAAGCCAGTCAGTGTCCAGGAAGAAGTAGTTGCTCAAACAGCTGGGTTCAGGTGCACATTTTGCAAAGGCAAATTTAAGAAGCGTGAAGAACTGGACAGGCACATAAGGATCCTGCACAAGCCTTACAAGTGCACCCTGTGTGACTTTGCTGCCTCACAGGAGGAGGAGCTGATCAGCCACGTGGAGAAGGCTCACATAACTGCAGAGTCAGCACAGGGCCAGGGCTCCAGCGGGAATGGGGAACAATCCACCAATGAGTTTCGTTGTGAGGTGTGTGGCCAAGTGTTCAGCCAAGCCTGGTTTCTAAAAGGCCACATGAGAAAGCACAAGGATTCCTTTGAACACTGCTGTCAGATCTGTGGGAGGCGATTCAAAGAGCCTTGGTTTCTTAAAAATCACATGAAAGTTCACTTGAATAAGTTATCTGTGAAGAATAAGTCTCCTAATGATCCTGAAGTACCTGTCTCCATTGGCAGTATTTCCCAGGAAGCTCATGCAAACTTATATTCAAGATATTTATCATGTTTGCAGAGTGGGTTTCTTCCTCCGGACAAAGCAAGCTTAAGTGAACAAAATCAAATCTATAACAAAGGAGATATGcccatgaaagagaaagaagtctTGGGGAAACTCCTTTCACCCATTTCTGGCATTGGTCACAGTATTGCTGAAGGGGATAAACATTCTTTATTGGGCTGTCTCAATCTGGTGCCTCCTCTGAAATCCAGCTGTATAGAAAGGTTACAAGCTGCTGccaaagcagcagagatggATCCAGTAAACAGCTATCAGGCCTGGCAGCTTATGGCAAGGGGAATGGCCATGGAACATGGCTTTTTGTCTAAAGAGCAGCAGATACAGCGCAGCCATGAAGACACTTTGGCAAATGCTGGAGTTATGTTTGATAAGGAAAAGCGGGAGTATGTGTTAGTAGGAGCAGATGGCTCTAAGCAGAAAATGCCTGCTGATTTGGTTCACAGCACTAAAATGGGCAATCAGAGAGACTTGCCAAACAAACTAGACCCTTTAGAAGGCAGTAGAGATTTTTTGTCACATGGTATGAACCAGGCACTCGATTACAACTTACCAAGTCATGGAAACGTAAAAGAAAAGCCAACTGAATGCCCTGACTGCGGAAGGGTTTTTAGAACATACCACCAAGTGGTCGTTCACTCCAGGGTCCACAAAAGAGACAGGAAGGGAGAAGATGAAATAATTCAAGGTAGTCTTGATGAGCGACGTGGGTCTGGAAGTGATCAAGAGTCTCAGTCTGTCAGCAGGTCAACAACACCGGGCTCCTCTAACATTACTGAAGAAAGCGGAGTAGGTGGGGGTCTTTCGCAGACGGGGAGTGCCCAGGAGGACAGTCCACATCCTTCCTCACCCTCTTCCTCAGGTATGCTa includes these proteins:
- the ZNF536 gene encoding zinc finger protein 536 isoform X2 — encoded protein: MEEASLCLGVSSAVPEADAHLNSTILNGQYSMSQKLHQITSQLSHAFPELQNRQNPEEKASVPLEDKSHMSIANQPISSQMALLANQLNREVDTSLNGRVDLQQFLNGQNLGIMSQMSDIEDDARKNRKYPCPLCGKRFRFNSILSLHMRTHTGEKPFKCPYCDHRAAQKGNLKIHLRTHKLGNLGKGRGRVREENRLLHELEERAILRDKQMKSSLLQPRPDVKAQQHTQPMPLANCNLSVPANHSTPDISNPVPSPKPVSVQEEVVAQTAGFRCTFCKGKFKKREELDRHIRILHKPYKCTLCDFAASQEEELISHVEKAHITAESAQGQGSSGNGEQSTNEFRCEVCGQVFSQAWFLKGHMRKHKDSFEHCCQICGRRFKEPWFLKNHMKVHLNKLSVKNKSPNDPEVPVSIGSISQEAHANLYSRYLSCLQSGFLPPDKASLSEQNQIYNKGDMPMKEKEVLGKLLSPISGIGHSIAEGDKHSLLGCLNLVPPLKSSCIERLQAAAKAAEMDPVNSYQAWQLMARGMAMEHGFLSKEQQIQRSHEDTLANAGVMFDKEKREYVLVGADGSKQKMPADLVHSTKMGNQRDLPNKLDPLEGSRDFLSHGMNQALDYNLPSHGNVKEKPTECPDCGRVFRTYHQVVVHSRVHKRDRKGEDEIIQGSLDERRGSGSDQESQSVSRSTTPGSSNITEESGVGGGLSQTGSAQEDSPHPSSPSSSDIGEEAGRSVGVQQPALLRDRSLGSAMKDCPYCGKTFRTSHHLKVHLRIHTGEKPYKCPHCDYAGTQSASLKYHLERHHRERQNGAGPLSGQTTSQEHKDETSTKSSVFIRPDILRGAFKGLPGIDFRSGMISQQWTSGMLSSGDQQGQAAGMSSEVSSENMKGSDISSKGTHFSELGRAYQNMVGNGVNFQGSLQAFMDNFVLSSLKKEKEMKDKALSDPLSSKALGSDGSEEKINSKSSQRKTEKSQYEPLDLSVRPDAASLPGSSVTVQDNIAWHGCLFCSFTTSSMELMALHLQANHLGKAKRKDNILGNNKDQSREVSAAVNKVSLLPSSVQSSKEAVVSNMLSQLDSTSEKMTQGQNKETLGEQKNTAWPSHMESTFCNFTTDFYKQFGVYPGLIGTGAQNSCTSNEAEIKTQSEDDPNTLLSDSVNKSATDDLSDIASSEDMESSKEENIEDEDIETEPDIMNRQLSALNKESSEGSENIQSAVTSQSTQGLVSPLPQASEKQWHSQNLLSSHETAQGVMKPEQVQGPQVLEKQMNMLSVLRAYSSDGLAAFNGLASSTATSGCIKRPDLCDDSQ
- the ZNF536 gene encoding zinc finger protein 536 isoform X1, with amino-acid sequence MEEASLCLGVSSAVPEADAHLNSTILNGQYSMSQKLHQITSQLSHAFPELQNRQNPEEKASVPLEDKSHMSIANQPISSQMALLANQLNREVDTSLNGRVDLQQFLNGQNLGIMSQMSDIEDDARKNRKYPCPLCGKRFRFNSILSLHMRTHTGEKPFKCPYCDHRAAQKGNLKIHLRTHKLGNLGKGRGRVREENRLLHELEERAILRDKQMKSSLLQPRPDVKAQQHTQPMPLANCNLSVPANHSTPDISNPVPSPKPVSVQEEVVAQTAGFRCTFCKGKFKKREELDRHIRILHKPYKCTLCDFAASQEEELISHVEKAHITAESAQGQGSSGNGEQSTNEFRCEVCGQVFSQAWFLKGHMRKHKDSFEHCCQICGRRFKEPWFLKNHMKVHLNKLSVKNKSPNDPEVPVSIGSISQEAHANLYSRYLSCLQSGFLPPDKASLSEQNQIYNKGDMPMKEKEVLGKLLSPISGIGHSIAEGDKHSLLGCLNLVPPLKSSCIERLQAAAKAAEMDPVNSYQAWQLMARGMAMEHGFLSKEQQIQRSHEDTLANAGVMFDKEKREYVLVGADGSKQKMPADLVHSTKMGNQRDLPNKLDPLEGSRDFLSHGMNQALDYNLPSHGNVKEKPTECPDCGRVFRTYHQVVVHSRVHKRDRKGEDEIIQGSLDERRGSGSDQESQSVSRSTTPGSSNITEESGVGGGLSQTGSAQEDSPHPSSPSSSDIGEEAGRSVGVQQPALLRDRSLGSAMKDCPYCGKTFRTSHHLKVHLRIHTGEKPYKCPHCDYAGTQSASLKYHLERHHRERQNGAGPLSGQTTSQEHKDETSTKSSVFIRPDILRGAFKGLPGIDFRSGMISQQWTSGMLSSGDQQGQAAGMSSEVSSENMKGSDISSKGTHFSELGRAYQNMVGNGVNFQGSLQAFMDNFVLSSLKKEKEMKDKALSDPLSSKALGSDGSEEKINSKSSQRKTEKSQYEPLDLSVRPDAASLPGSSVTVQDNIAWHGCLFCSFTTSSMELMALHLQANHLGKAKRKDNILGNNKDQSREVSAAVNKVSLLPSSVQSSKEAVVSNMLSQLDSTSEKMTQGQNKETLGEQKNTAWPSHMESTFCNFTTDFYKQFGVYPGLIGTGAQNSCTSNEAEIKTQSEDDPNTLLSDSVNKSATDDLSDIASSEDMESSKEENIEDEDIETEPDIMNRQLSALNKESSEGSENIQSAVTSQSTQGLVSPLPQASEKQWHSQNLLSSHETAQGVMKPEQVQGPQVLEKQMNMLSVLRAYSSDGLAAFNGLASSTATSGCIKRPDLCGHRPFQCRYCPYSASQKGNLKTHVLCVHRMPFDNSQYPDRRFKRSRVDSEASGNLEEPAAVKPGSSAELTEEGSKAQE